In Saprospiraceae bacterium, the sequence CGATGAAGCACAAAATATCATTGGCGATGTGCTGGATAGAACCAAAGACTACGACAATGCTATACGCACGATAGAGTCCATTAAAAATCCGTCCCAGCGATTAAAAGCTGCTTATCAACAACTGGCGTACCGAAGGGCATTGCAATTGATCAATGAAGATCGTCCTGGCGAAGCCCGTGTACTGCTCTCCAAAGCTATTGAACCCTCATTTGATAAAAATATAAGTCTATCAGCGATGTATTGGCAAGCTGACCTCGCACATCGCCAGGGAGATTTCAACCTCAGTGCACAGCTTGTAGACAAATTCACTAATGCGGCTGGCACAGGCAAAGATTTAAAAGATCCGATGCTACTGCCGATGGCTAATTATCTGCAAGGGTATAATCAATTAAAGAAAGAAGCTTTTCTACCAGCCGGCGAACAGTTCAATGCAGCAATCGACAAATTGAAAAAAAACAGTACGGGAGCATCAAGCACCTTATTGGCAGATGCCTATTTACGCAGTGCAGACTGCTCATTTAAACGAAACAGGTATGATGAGGCTATCGGTTTATACAATCAGGTGATTAAGAATAAATCTACCGGCAACGACTATGCACAATACCAGACTGCCATCATCCAGGGCTTAAAAAATAACAATAAAGAGAAAATCAGGTTATTGGATGATCTGATCAAAAAACAAGCTACTTCAAAATTTGCTGATGACGCCTTGTATGAAATAGCCCTCACTTATTCTGAGCAAAATCAGACCAATGAAGCCATCGCCAGTCTAAAAAAATTACTCAAAGATTATCCCGGCACTAATATCTACAACCGCACCCTCATCCAATTAGGATTGATGACTTATAATGAAGGAAACAAAACCGAGGCCCTCAATGATTATAAAGAGGTATTCAAACACAACCCTACGCCTCAGGAATCTCAGGAAGCCATGACTGCCATTCAGGAGATCTATGTCGACGACCTGGGCCAGCCGGATGAGTATATCAAATTTGTGGAATCTATCCCCGGGTACAATCTCACCAATTACTCCAGAGATTCCCTCAACTATGGAGTTGCACTTCGGTATTATGAAGATGGTCAGTATGAAAGAGCCATAACGGCTTTTACAGATTATATGCAGAAATTCCCCCGGGGACTGAGTCTGATACCTGCCTTGTATAAACGAGCCGAATCCAATGTATTGCTCAAAAAATATGATCCTGCACTCGCAGATTACGAATCTGTGATACAAAAAGGGCGAAGTGAATTTTATGATAAATCCCTTTTTAAAGCAGCTACCCTGGCTTATAATTTTCAACAAAATTTTGATAAAGCATTAAAATACTATGGCGAATTGGCTAATAATGGCGGAGGATTGGATGAAAACACTTTGTTCGAATCACAACTTGGTGCTATGCGTACAGCGTACCGTCTTGGTCGCACCAATGATGTGACCTTATATGGAGACAAAGTCTACAAGTCTCCTAGAGTAAATAATGATCAAAAATCTACGGCCGGGTTTTACCTGGGCAAAATAGCATACGATCAAAAAAATTATGCCAAAGCGAATGAATACCTCAAAGCGGTCGTGGACCTTAGTGACAACGAGCAAACTGCAGAAGCCCGTTACCTGCTCGCAGAAATCCTCTACTTACAAAAATCTACAGCGGCTGCTGAAACATCCACCCGCAATGCAATTTCTCAAAACTCAGATTATCCCTATTGGGTAGCAAAAAGTATGATCCTGCTGTCCGATATTTTTGTGGATAAAAATGATTTGTTTAATGCAAGAGCAGCTTTAGAAGCAGTACTGGAGAATTTTAAAGAGGACCCGGCCCTTACCAAAGTGGCACAGACTAAGCTGGATGCTGTCAAATCTAAACAAGCTTCCGGAAGCAAACTCAAACAAGATAGTCTGAAAATCAATTCATTTTTTGACAATAACTAAGTGACCCATTAATAGTAAGCGCATGAAAAAAATAAGTATAATTTTATTGGTCATTTTCTACCGGATATTTTCTTTTGGACAGCAAGATCTGCCCGTAGATGTAATCCAGGTCGTAAAAGATTTCGACGCCAGGCTGATTGAAGCTGAAAAAATAAAAGTCAATCCTGAAGTCACCCCTACAGATGCCAGTCCGATCAAATACCAA encodes:
- a CDS encoding tetratricopeptide repeat protein, whose translation is MRHLFIVLISFLSCGVIFSQETSVFSEINAHYKEGLRLFSEGVYVAARKEFETVLKEQRLSFEPEYKTLHLYAEYYSAISALRLKLEDADLMVTEFIKKNRPDPIAEKANLEVANYHFDQKNYTDALIYYKLMDTRGMPASTLSEVKFKEGYSYFAKKDFKNASTSFTLVKDTKGEYYYPTNYYLGMSHYFNGKYDQAIASFAVAAKSKKYSDLIPYYVTQIYFSQKQYDKLISYAQPILDGTQKVDKVELIRRMVGHAYFLKQDYAKALVHLSTFEKNGQTLEEADYYALGYCNYVSGLYEKAIPYFSTLSAQQSQIGQNSNYYLADCYLRSGNTLSARTAFYNVSKLPYQDNIREEALFNYGKLSAELGFERESITALNGFGPESKYYDEAQNIIGDVLDRTKDYDNAIRTIESIKNPSQRLKAAYQQLAYRRALQLINEDRPGEARVLLSKAIEPSFDKNISLSAMYWQADLAHRQGDFNLSAQLVDKFTNAAGTGKDLKDPMLLPMANYLQGYNQLKKEAFLPAGEQFNAAIDKLKKNSTGASSTLLADAYLRSADCSFKRNRYDEAIGLYNQVIKNKSTGNDYAQYQTAIIQGLKNNNKEKIRLLDDLIKKQATSKFADDALYEIALTYSEQNQTNEAIASLKKLLKDYPGTNIYNRTLIQLGLMTYNEGNKTEALNDYKEVFKHNPTPQESQEAMTAIQEIYVDDLGQPDEYIKFVESIPGYNLTNYSRDSLNYGVALRYYEDGQYERAITAFTDYMQKFPRGLSLIPALYKRAESNVLLKKYDPALADYESVIQKGRSEFYDKSLFKAATLAYNFQQNFDKALKYYGELANNGGGLDENTLFESQLGAMRTAYRLGRTNDVTLYGDKVYKSPRVNNDQKSTAGFYLGKIAYDQKNYAKANEYLKAVVDLSDNEQTAEARYLLAEILYLQKSTAAAETSTRNAISQNSDYPYWVAKSMILLSDIFVDKNDLFNARAALEAVLENFKEDPALTKVAQTKLDAVKSKQASGSKLKQDSLKINSFFDNN